A window of the Cheilinus undulatus linkage group 21, ASM1832078v1, whole genome shotgun sequence genome harbors these coding sequences:
- the ush1ga gene encoding Usher syndrome type-1G protein homolog, with the protein MNDRYHKAARDGYLDLLKEATRKDLNAPDEDGMTPTLWAAYHGNLEALRLIVARGGDPDKCDIWGNTPLHLAAANGHHNCLFFLVSFGANIWCLDNDYHTPLDMAATKNHMDCVRYLDAVAAKQTGLNPKLVSKLKDRAFRDAERRIKECMKMQKKHHKRMERKFHKDTSEASASDAMSFSSYTSSSISHKLRNMNAATVSVPYSQATLHATNRGKTKIQKKLEKKKQGDGTFKIYEDGRKSVRSLSGLQLGNDVMFVKQGTYVNPKDRGRRNVRDMFPRDNYDAISRAMSEPDLHGPDMDYSEISTDSGHDSLFNRPGLGTMVFRRNYVSGGMFDLGSPDDASMDNSGNNVQLRSRLHPNLDDDSIGSAHSLQERNVEELPWEDIELGLDDDDEADTSPLEVFLAAQSMSEFFSIFKREKIDLEALLLCSDQDLKSIHIPLGPRKKILDACKTRLETMEDPDCIEDTEI; encoded by the exons ATGAATGACAGGTACCACAAGGCGGCCAGGGACGGCTACCTGGACCTGCTGAAGGAGGCGACGCGGAAGGATCTGAACGCGCCTGATGAAGATGGCATGACACCGACGTTATGGGCTGCTTATCATGGAAACCTGGAGGCTCTGCGGCTCATCGTGGCGAGGGG AGGAGATCCTGACAAGTGCGACATATGGGGGAACACGCCGCTCCACCTGGCAGCTGCCAATGGTCACCACAACTGCCTCTTCTTCCTGGTGTCTTTCGGTGCCAACATATGGTGCCTGGACAACGACTATCACACACCGTTGGACATGGCTGCCACAAAAAATCACATGGATTGTGTCCGCTATCTGGATGCCGTCGCTGCCAAGCAGACAGGCCTAAACCCCAAGCTGGTCAGCAAGCTGAAGGACCGTGCGTTTCGTGATGCTGAGCGGCGAATCAAAGAATGCATGAAGATGCAGAAGAAACACCACAAACGCATGGAGCGAAAGTTTCATAAAGATACCTCTGAGGCCTCTGCATCAGATGCCATGAGCTTCTCTAGTTACACCAGCAGCTCTATTAGCCACAAGCTGCGCAACATGAATGCAGCCACCGTCAGTGTGCCATATTCTCAG GCTACTCTTCATGCCACAAACCGAGGGAAGACAAAGATTCAGAAGAAGctggagaagaagaaacaagGAGATGGAACTTTTAAAATCTACGAGGATGGGAGGAAGAGTGTGCGCTCTCTCTCTGGACTTCAGCTGGGAAACGATGTCATGTTTGTCAAACAGGGGACTTATGTCAATCCCAAGGACCGTGGCCGCCGCAACGTTCGTGACATGTTCCCCAGAGACAACTACGATGCCATTTCACGTGCCATGAGTGAGCCGGACCTCCACGGGCCCGACATGGACTACTCTGAGATCAGCACTGACTCGGGGCATGACTCTCTGTTCAACCGGCCTGGTCTGGGCACCATGGTCTTCAGGAGGAACTATGTGAGTGGGGGGATGTTTGACCTTGGCAGTCCAGATGATGCCAGCATGGATAATTCTGGAAATAATGTGCAACTGCGCAGTCGGCTGCACCCAAATCTGGATGATGACAGCATCGGGAGTGCGCACAGTCTGCAGGAGAGGAATGTGGAGGAGCTACCCTGGGAGGATATTGAATTAGGGCTGGATGATGACGACGAGGCTGACACAAGCCCTCTGGAGGTCTTCCTCGCCGCACAGAGCATGAGCGAGTTTTTCTCCATCTTCAAGAGGGAGAAGATCGACCTTGAAGCACTGTTGTTGTGTTCAGACCAGGACCTTAAGAGTATTCACATACCCTTAGGACCCCGGAAGAAGATCTTAGATGCTTGTAAGACACGCCTGGAGACCATGGAGGACCCAGACTGTATCGAGGACACAGAAAT ATAA